A window of Cryptomeria japonica chromosome 3, Sugi_1.0, whole genome shotgun sequence contains these coding sequences:
- the LOC131027925 gene encoding high mobility group B protein 9-like, producing MDVKALKNDHEEKIMNLEVALDKVNEKLRVVIGVLYDICVIWYSRPASACFFSDIGGVDIARYICSPYYLKCPSGYDMCGFEGYKEDLCDLYVPAKLLHIPDFTSTPFDSWGRIDNTLLLFQLLVGASCSTIAFFHTMSHQPIDIENISQEEPILNETQLSSQPIPSPSSPKDSHFVPSSSSPSNENCAQSVVKHEQAIDGALLPSFLPPQGATYIKKIYPQPVLKNEEAVANTEVFLDTLIKFHAAISNEFMIPTIGGKELDLRLLYMEVTSRGGLKQVIEERKWKKITALFNFPPTATNTSFVLSEYYISLLHHYEQVYFFGARGHLIPPPQTALPAPSTVNPPLDEVQPLIRRKKRRASIHLSEVNPASFLGHPVTGVIYGKFEHGYLVTVVVGSEKLSGVLYQVPTEQFAEVPSYLNNGDAALGVRPCSRRRRKNEIKKKDPDHPKQNRNGYNFFFAEHYKQLKALHPGKDREITKMIGDSWKNLKEEEKWVYEELALKDKERYRSEMQEYREKKIAVP from the exons ATGGATGTTAAGGCCTTGAAGAATGACCATGAAGAAAAAATTATGAACCTGGAGGTGGCtttggataaggtcaatgagaagctGAGAGTTGTTATTGGA GTGTTGTATGATAtatgtgttatttggtattctagaCCGGCTTCTGCATGTTTTTTCTCAGATATTGGAGGAGTTGATATAGCCCGATATATTTGTTCTCCATATTATCTGAAATGCCCTTCTGGTTATG ATATGTGTGGCTTTGAGGGGTACAAAGAAGATCTATGCGACTTGTATGTACCTGCTAAACTTCTTCATATTCCCGATTTCACAAGTACACCATTCGATTCCTGGGGCAGAATAGATAATACTTTGTTGTTATTTCAGTTGTTGGTAGGAGCCTCCTGCTCCACCATTGCTTTCTTCCATACTATGTCACACCAGCCCATTGATATTGAGAACATTTCTCAAGAGGAGCCAATTTTGAATGAAACTCAATTGTCTAGCCAACCCATACCATCCCCGTCTTCTCCAAAAGACAGCCATTTTGTTCCTAGTTCCTCATCGCCAAGCAATGAGAATTGTGCCCAGTCAGTTGTCAAGCACGAACAGGCAATTGATGGTGCTTTGCTTCCCAGTTTCTTACCACCACAAGGAGCAACATATATCAAAAAGATTTATCCCCAACCAGTTTTAAAAAATGAAGAAGCGGTTGCCAATACTGAAGTGTTCCTTGATACTCTAATCAAGTTTCATGCTGCTATTAGTAACGAATTCAT GATTCCAACTATTGGAGGCAAAGAATTAGATTTGCGTCTTTTATACATGGAAGTTACTTCTCGAGGAGGACTCAAACAA GTCATCGAagaaaggaaatggaagaagataacTGCGTTGTTTAATTTTCCACCAACAGCAACCAACACATCCTTTGTTCTAAGCGAATATTACATTAGCTTGCTTCATCATTATGAGCAAGTTTACTTCTTTGGGGCCCGGGGTCATCTAATTCCCCCACCACAAA CTGCTCTACCTGCTCCAAGCACTGTGAATCCACCTTTGGATGAAGTCCAGCCTCTGATCAGGAGAAAAAAGAGGAGAGCTTCAATTCATCTTTCTGAAG TTAACCCTGCATCTTTTTTGGGTCATCCCGTGACTGGAGTTatatatggaaaattcgaacaTGGTTATCTTGTTACCGTGGTGGTTGGCTCGGAAAAATTAAGTGGTGTATTATACCAGGTGCCAACAGAACAGTTTGCAGAAGTACCTAGTTACTTAAATAATGGGGATGCTGCTTTAGGGGTTCGCCCTTGTAGCCGTCGTAGGAGAAAAAATGAAATTAAGAAAAAAGATCCGGATCATCCTAAGCAAAATAGGAATGGCTACAATTTTTTCTTTGCCGAGCATTATAAACAATTGAAAGCATTGCATCCTGGCAAGGATAGGGAGATCACTAAAATGATTGGTGATTCATGGAAGAatttaaaagaagaagaaaaatgg